One Streptomyces sp. NBC_00102 DNA segment encodes these proteins:
- a CDS encoding TetR/AcrR family transcriptional regulator produces the protein MRHQQHGQGLEQDPARGRAGGSAWEPEHTRGHDHDRGPGRPRSAAVERAILDAVVSLLEEGEPLAGLSIERIARTAKVGKATIYRRWDGKEELFLDVLRDMEEQDPVVSGTAGLADLRVLMEAQRTRGLAQRSSVLLHNVFAQMKSHPRLWTEYQNTVIAPRRAAMAAAVQRAVDAGELRADLDVDLMDDLFIGAMLVRTLHRRDAPLPEDLVDRVIAALTQGLGPVSGASAASGASAASGASAAPGPSDAPGASGGR, from the coding sequence GTGCGGCATCAGCAGCACGGGCAGGGCCTGGAGCAGGACCCGGCCCGGGGGCGGGCCGGGGGATCGGCCTGGGAGCCGGAGCACACACGGGGGCACGACCACGACCGGGGTCCGGGCCGCCCCCGCAGCGCCGCCGTCGAACGGGCCATCCTGGACGCCGTCGTCTCCCTCCTGGAGGAGGGCGAACCGCTCGCCGGGCTCTCCATCGAACGCATCGCGCGTACCGCCAAGGTCGGCAAGGCCACCATCTACCGCCGCTGGGACGGCAAGGAGGAACTCTTCCTCGACGTCCTGCGCGACATGGAAGAGCAGGACCCCGTCGTCTCCGGCACCGCCGGGCTCGCCGATCTGCGCGTCCTCATGGAGGCCCAGCGCACCAGAGGACTGGCCCAGCGCTCCTCCGTCCTGCTGCACAACGTGTTCGCGCAGATGAAGAGCCACCCCAGGCTCTGGACCGAGTACCAGAACACCGTCATCGCGCCGCGCCGGGCCGCGATGGCCGCCGCGGTCCAGCGGGCCGTCGACGCCGGCGAACTGCGGGCCGACCTCGACGTGGACCTGATGGACGACCTGTTCATCGGCGCGATGCTCGTACGGACCCTGCACCGCCGCGACGCACCGCTGCCCGAGGACCTGGTCGACCGGGTCATCGCCGCCCTGACGCAGGGCCTGGGGCCGGTATCCGGCGCCTCCGCCGCGTCCGGCGCCTCCGCCGCGTCCGGCGCCTCCGCGGCGCCCGGCCCGTCCGACGCGCCCGGCGCCTCCGGCGGCCGCTGA
- a CDS encoding MFS transporter, which yields MSIPSGAPAAVSHVPEAVHRRRWAILAVLMFSLLIVVLDNSILNVAVKTIASPAPDGIGATQSELEWAINSYTLVFAGLLFTAGLLGDRLGRKRVLLFGISVFVVGSALAAFSDSPGQLISWRAVMGLGAAFVMPATLAILMNVFEPDEQPRAIGIWAGGVGLGIAIGPITGGLLLEHFWWGSIFLVNVPVGLVALVAMVILVPDSRDPKPGRLDPVGVVLSIVGLVLLVFGIIRGGELADFTDLTVLAPVLGGVVVLIAFVLYEKRTEHPALDVSHFKKPAFSAAVAAIALVFFALMGVTFFSAFYLQSVRGYSALQSGLLVLPLAAAQMIFSPRARIVVQRFGVRAVCTVGLILVAAGLSAFAVFDADTPVWVLCVVFFVQGAGMAHIMPPVTVAIMQALPREKAGAGSAINNTFRQVGGALGIAVLGSVLSTVYRGDIEGHLSAVPAGARDVAGESIEATLGVAAKLGPAGKPLAAAASDAFINAMHVAALGSAAIALVGAVVVALFLPGKSAAAPRPQAPGQPAPVPAEQGRKG from the coding sequence ATGTCCATACCGTCCGGCGCTCCTGCCGCCGTGTCCCATGTCCCGGAGGCGGTCCACCGCCGCCGTTGGGCCATTCTCGCCGTGCTCATGTTCAGCCTGCTCATCGTGGTGCTGGACAACTCGATCCTGAACGTCGCCGTGAAGACGATCGCCAGTCCCGCGCCGGACGGAATCGGCGCCACCCAGAGCGAGCTGGAGTGGGCGATCAACTCCTACACGCTCGTCTTCGCCGGCCTGCTCTTCACCGCCGGACTCCTCGGTGACCGGCTCGGCCGCAAGCGGGTGCTGCTCTTCGGCATCTCCGTCTTCGTGGTGGGCTCCGCGCTCGCCGCGTTCTCCGACTCGCCGGGCCAGCTCATCTCCTGGCGCGCGGTGATGGGCCTCGGCGCCGCCTTCGTGATGCCGGCCACCCTCGCCATCCTGATGAACGTCTTCGAACCCGACGAGCAGCCCCGTGCCATCGGCATCTGGGCCGGCGGCGTCGGCCTGGGCATCGCCATCGGCCCGATCACCGGCGGGCTCCTGCTGGAGCACTTCTGGTGGGGCTCGATCTTCCTCGTCAACGTACCCGTGGGCCTCGTCGCGCTGGTCGCGATGGTGATCCTCGTACCGGACTCGCGCGACCCGAAGCCCGGCCGGCTCGACCCGGTGGGCGTCGTGCTCTCCATCGTGGGCCTCGTCCTGCTCGTCTTCGGCATCATCCGGGGCGGCGAACTCGCCGACTTCACCGACCTCACGGTCCTCGCCCCGGTCCTCGGCGGCGTGGTCGTCCTGATCGCCTTCGTCCTGTACGAGAAGCGCACCGAGCACCCCGCGCTCGACGTCTCCCACTTCAAGAAGCCGGCGTTCTCCGCCGCCGTCGCCGCCATCGCGCTGGTCTTCTTCGCGCTGATGGGCGTCACCTTCTTCTCCGCCTTCTACCTCCAGAGCGTGCGCGGCTACAGCGCGCTCCAGTCCGGGCTGCTGGTCCTGCCGCTCGCCGCCGCGCAGATGATCTTCTCGCCGCGTGCCCGGATCGTCGTCCAGCGCTTCGGCGTACGGGCGGTCTGCACCGTCGGCCTGATCCTGGTCGCCGCGGGGCTCTCCGCCTTCGCGGTCTTCGACGCCGACACGCCCGTCTGGGTGCTCTGCGTGGTCTTCTTCGTCCAGGGCGCCGGGATGGCGCACATCATGCCGCCGGTCACCGTCGCCATCATGCAGGCGCTGCCCCGCGAGAAGGCGGGCGCCGGCTCCGCCATCAACAACACCTTCCGTCAGGTCGGCGGTGCGCTCGGCATCGCGGTGCTCGGCTCGGTGCTCTCCACCGTCTACCGGGGCGACATCGAGGGGCACCTCTCGGCCGTACCGGCCGGCGCCCGGGACGTCGCGGGTGAGTCGATCGAGGCCACGCTCGGCGTCGCCGCGAAGCTCGGCCCGGCCGGCAAGCCGCTCGCCGCGGCGGCCTCCGACGCCTTCATCAACGCCATGCACGTCGCCGCCCTCGGCTCCGCGGCCATCGCACTGGTCGGCGCCGTGGTCGTGGCGCTCTTCCTGCCCGGCAAGTCAGCCGCCGCACCCCGGCCGCAGGCCCCCGGGCAGCCCGCACCCGTCCCGGCCGAACAGGGCCGCAAGGGCTGA